In Sebastes fasciatus isolate fSebFas1 chromosome 24, fSebFas1.pri, whole genome shotgun sequence, the following are encoded in one genomic region:
- the igfbp5a gene encoding insulin-like growth factor-binding protein 5a: MLLSVSLLLSIITGCCVASYVPCQPCDQKALSMCPPVPVGCPQLVKEPGCGCCLTCALEEGQPCGVYTGPCTRGLRCLPKNGEEKPLHALLHGRGVCRNEKLYKLLHPSKESLDDAVLPVPESVQPQTKAPLYGRDHISSRKAQAMRQARDRKKQLARQGPASHLDFSPLSLDKLEPEFGPCGRRLDNLIQSMKDTSRVLALSLYIPNCDKKGFFKRKQCKPSRGRRRGICWCVDRFGVKIPGINYAGGDLQCKDLDSSSNSNE; this comes from the exons ATGTTGCTGAGCGTCTCCCTCCTGCTGAGCATCATCACCGGCTGCTGCGTCGCGTCCTACGTGCCGTGCCAGCCGTGCGACCAGAAGGCTCTGTCCATGTGCCCGCCGGTGCCGGTCGGCTGCCCGCAGCTCGTGAAGGAGCCCGGCTGCGGCTGCTGCCTGACGTGCGCGCTCGAGGAGGGCCAGCCGTGCGGCGTTTACACGGGGCCGTGCACGCGCGGGCTCCGCTGCCTGCCCAAGAACGGCGAGGAGAAGCCGCTGCACGCGCTCCTGCACGGGCGCGGCGTGTGCAGGAACGAGAAGCTCTACAAGCTGCTGCACCCGTCCAAAG AATCTCTCGACGACGCCGTGCTACCCGTCCCGGAGTCCGTGCAGCCCCAAACCAAGGCGCCCTTATATGGCAGGGACCACATCAGCAGCCGGAAGGCCCAGGCCATGAGGCAGGCCAGGGACCGCAAGAAGCAGCTGGCTAGGCAGGGACCCGCCAGCCACCTGGACTTCTCCCCGCTCAGCCTGGATAAACTGGAGCCGGAGTTC ggcCCCTGTGGGAGAAGACTGGATAATCTCATTCAGAGCATGAAGGACACTTCTAGGGTCTTGGCTCTCTCTCTGTACATCCCCAACTGTGACAAGAAGGGCTTCTTCAAGCGCAAACAG TGTAAGCCGTCTCGCGGTCGCCGGAGGGGCATCTGCTGGTGCGTCGACCGGTTCGGCGTGAAAATCCCCGGCATCAACTACGCCGGAGGAGACCTGCAGTGCAAAGACctggacagcagcagcaacagcaacgaATGA